The sequence below is a genomic window from Gammaproteobacteria bacterium.
GACGAAACAGCTGCTCACCCTGGGTAACCTGGTCTTCGCTATACCAGCGTTCCTGCTCGGCGGCCGTTACCTGGCCGGCAATCAGCATGAATGCTGCAATTAAGAGTTTGAGTGTTTTCATGGCCATACCCGCTAGTAAAGTTTTTTCTGCTGCTGGTAGTAGCGGACATAGGGCACGAGGCTATCCATTTTCTTGCGCGTCATACCCTCGACCGGTGCCATATCGCCAAAATTCCAGTGATGCTGCTTAGTCCCTTGCAAGGCCGCACGGTAAAACGATTTGTCGCCATGGTGCGAGGGTTTGTAAAACGGATGGACCAAGGGCGGCCCCTCGTTCGTGCCGTCGAGCTGCAGTCCGTGACAGCTGCTGCAATACTTCTCGTACAGCACTTGACCCTTGGCCAGGCTAAAAGGAATTTCGATTGTTTCCGCGGCGATGGTGGAACCGGGTAGAGCCCACATGGAAATGACCGCCAGACAAGTTAAATTTACAAGTTGTTTCATTTGATTTCCCGAATTAAAGTAACAAAACACGCAATCTGCGTGACCCGACTTTATTCAGGCAATCGGTGGTCGGTATATCGAATGAGCCAGTCGGGACCGGTAATTGATTTTGTCCGGAGGATGAATAGTTAGTTGGGACAATGAATTAAATTCATTCGCGATGCTTACCGGGATAAACCCGGTGCCGGAGTTCGCACCGCAAGCATGGATCGTCGACAAGCAGCTTTCATTTTCACAAGAGAGATCAACGCCCTTTTTCATCGGATCGCAATCGAAGGGGCTGGTCGACATGGAGTCCATGTGGTGTATTTCGTTCGAAGCCAGAATCAAGGCGGGCATTAGCCCTATTGATAGTATCAACAGCCAATGGATCAATTTTTTCTTGCAGACTATTACTAACAATTGAAAACCCTGTGCGATTATTTTTTTGTTACCAAATCAGACACAGCAAACTTAGCATAGTTCTGGAATTTTTGGCAGATTGTCCCTTTCCTTTCCCTGTTTAACCGATACCCGGCAACTTAACACACTACCCGTTTGCCTTAAAAAATTGCTGTTCAACCAAATTTAACCTCTTTCCTGGTCAGCCGAGGCGATTAGTTGATGTAGATCAAGTAACACATGGAACACTACTTGAGCCTGTAGTGTCTACAGGATTTAAACTACTTTCGAAAATTTTCTTTGAATTCATGCGATGGACGTTTTTAAAACTGAAACCGAGGTAGGTAGGTTAATTGATAACCTGCTGTGTCTGGATTCAACGAGAATATAACCGTGGCAAGCATCTATCGATGCGAGGAAACCTGATGTACGAATGGCACGGCTTTGGCGGCGGCATGATGTGGATTTTCTGGATATTAATTCTGATAGCACTGGTATGGTTTGTTGTTTTCGCGGCACGTCAGGCTGGTAATTCCCAAAAGCGGGAAAAATCGGCCCTGGAAATATTAAAGGAGCGTTATGCCAGGGGAGAAATAGATCGCGATGAATTCAAGCAAATGCGCGATGATTTAAATCAATGACCAGGTTTACATTTTCGGTAGTATTGAACGATTATTTACTTTAGAACGATTATGTGCCACATAAATAAAAAACTAATTTCATGTGTGGTGGTGTTTAACCTGATCTTGGGTTTTATACCAATTGCCTCGGCGCAAGGTAAAGACGCGGTAAATTCGGTAGATCATTGTGCATTGTCATTTACAGAATCAACCATTTCAATGTTTAGCAGCGATATCGATAAGGAGCCTGTCAATTACTGCCATGATTCTTCAGTTTGTGCGGTGCACTATGACTGCGCCCCGTTACAATTCTCAAGTGAGCTAGCAGTATCGTCTGCGGTAGTGCGCCGCACAGTCCTATTCGAGGATACCGCCATCTATACACGCTACCCAGCAATCCCAGAACATCCTCCAAAAATCTAGGATTTTTCTGCCTGGGAATTTACAGGCCGCGCCTCGA
It includes:
- a CDS encoding cytochrome c: MKQLVNLTCLAVISMWALPGSTIAAETIEIPFSLAKGQVLYEKYCSSCHGLQLDGTNEGPPLVHPFYKPSHHGDKSFYRAALQGTKQHHWNFGDMAPVEGMTRKKMDSLVPYVRYYQQQKKLY
- a CDS encoding SHOCT domain-containing protein codes for the protein MYEWHGFGGGMMWIFWILILIALVWFVVFAARQAGNSQKREKSALEILKERYARGEIDRDEFKQMRDDLNQ